The Pieris brassicae chromosome 6, ilPieBrab1.1, whole genome shotgun sequence genome window below encodes:
- the LOC123711031 gene encoding odorant receptor Or2-like, whose amino-acid sequence MLRNLLKKLENPERPLLGPNYKALTFWGLLLPENVYKKIFYLTMHLLVTVFTATEYIDIWFVKNDINLLLNNVKITFLATVSVAKITTFLAWQKHWKSIIEYVTKSDLAQRDSDNKKALINNYTKYCRKITYLYWSLMYTTVVIVMGQPLIKYISSPSYRENVKSGKESYIEVVSSWVPFNKNTIYGHIAASLYQSYGAIYGGGWITSFDTNAIVIMVFFKSELEMLRMDCADIFGKGKVNDKQAKERLKNCHQRHVDLMANARLFNSCLSPIMLLYMFVCSVMLCATAYQISAESNPMQQFLIAEYLLFGIAQLFMFCWHSNNVYYASKDLMFGPYESEWWSRLKSEQKDISILMDQLNNTIVFTAGPFNNLSVATFINILKGAYSYYTLLN is encoded by the exons atgttaagaaaTCTGCTTAAAAAGCTGGAAAACCCAGAGAGGCCGTTGCTTGGCCCAAATTACAAAGCTCTGACATTTTGGGGCTTATTACTACccgaaaatgtttataaaaaaatattttacctaaCCATGCATTTGTTAGTAACAGTATTTACCGCTACCGAATATATCGATATTTGGTTTGTTAAAAACGATATAAATTTactgttaaataatgttaaaataacgTTTTTAGCGACCGTTAGTGTTGCTAAAATAACGACGTTTTTGGCATGGCAGAAACATTGGAAGAGCATTATTGAATATGTAACTAAATCCGATTTAGCTCAAAGAGATAGCGATAACAAAAAAGCTCTTATCAATAATTACACAAAGTACTGTCGGAAAATTACATATCTGTACTGGTCTTTAATGTATACAACTGTTGTTATTGTGATGGGACAGCccttgataaaatacatatcatCACCATCTTATAGAGAGAATGTAAAGAGTGGTAAAGAATCTTACATAGAAGTAGTTAGCTCTTGGGTGCCATTCAATAAGAATACAATATACGGACATATAGCCGCCTCTTTATATCAAAGCTACGGAGCTATATATGGAGGTGGTTGGATAACATCATTTGATACAAACGCAATAGTAATAATGGTATTTTTCAAATCGGAATTGGAAATGCTAAGGATGGACTGTGCGGATATATTTGGAAAAGGAAAAGTAAATGATAAACAAGCAAAAGAGAGATTGAAGAATTGTCATCAACGTCATGTTGATTTAATGGC aaatgCTCGGCTCTTCAATTCTTGTCTGTCGCCAATAATGTTACTATACATGTTTGTATGTTCAGTAATGCTATGTGCAACCGCTTACCAAATTTCG GCAGAATCAAACCCAATGCAACAATTTTTGATTGCAGAGTATTTGTTATTTGGAATTGCGcaattgtttatgttttgttgGCATAGCAACAATGTTTATTATGCg agtaAAGACCTAATGTTCGGTCCTTATGAAAGCGAATGGTGGTCACGACTAAAGTCTGAACAGAAAGATATCAGTATACTAATGGACcagttaaataatactatagtTTTTACCGCGGGGCCATTTAACAATCTTAGTGTTGCTACGTTTATCAAT ATCTTGAAAGGGGCTTACAGTTACTACACATTGCTGAACTAA